In one window of Branchiostoma floridae strain S238N-H82 chromosome 14, Bfl_VNyyK, whole genome shotgun sequence DNA:
- the LOC118430666 gene encoding gamma-aminobutyric acid receptor-associated protein, producing MKWEYKDEHPFEKRRAEGEKIRNKYPDRVPVIVEKAPKARIGDLDKKKYLVPSDLTVGQFYFLIRKRISLRPEDALFFFVNNVIPPTSATMGSLYQEHHEEDFFLYIAYSDESVYGM from the exons ATGAAGTGGGAATACAAGGACGAGCACCCTTTCGAAAAGCGGAGAGCCGAGGGCGAGAAAATCAGGAACAAATACCCCGACAGAGTTCCG GTGATCGTAGAAAAGGCCCCCAAGGCTCGGATCGGAGACCTGGACAAGAAGAAGTACCTGGTTCCCTCAGATCTCACAG TTGGTCAGTTCTACTTCTTGATTCGGAAGCGGATCTCACTCCGGCCGGAAGATGCGCTTTTCTTCTTCGTGAACAACGTCATTCCCCCCACCAGCGCGACTATGGGGTCTTTGTACCAG gagCATCACGAGGAAGACTTCTTCCTGTACATAGCGTACAGCGACGAGAGCGTTTACGGCATGTAG
- the LOC118430694 gene encoding leucine-rich repeat-containing protein 15-like, with translation MSIRAKRLLVLLLIILKEAGPTAACSSSCSSDCDCSSRGLTSVPQDLPTTITRLVLHLNAITALSRSDFSRYRNLGRLDASSNQISIINNGTFHDLTSLTYLYLSNNQLTNLTADMFEGLRNLQVLWLHHNQLKSLPADIFEGLGSLRNLFLSHNQLSSLPDGIFEGLGSLGDLRLDQNQLSNLSASIFEGLGRLGGVFLSDNQLSSLPATIFKGLDSLQDLRLDRNQLRNLPPGIFEGLGSLRVLILNQNRLSNIPADMFEGLGNLQELYLATNQLSSLPANLFQGLGSLQRLWLQQNQLTALPAGIFEGFSNLQYLYLHENQFSILPTDTFLGLDSLLLLYLGRNQLSSLQPDMFEGLDNLQQLYLYQNQLTVLPAGIFEGLNSLHYLWLDQNQLPSLPAGIFEGLGSLQYLYLSNNPWQCDCRMAPFKRMMMNGSYPLANIRCAGPAHLAGKDLRQDVSLADMICERTTVGYTSRSTSTPVAETEALPTTQPQMTKTNGGTTPGKLPLFFSLLLLMVVGESDISIWKYRHLSDTVT, from the coding sequence ATGTCGATCAGGGCAAAGAGGCTGCTGGTTCTTCTgctgatcatcctgaaggaagcTGGACCGACCgcagcctgcagcagcagctgttcatCAGACTGTGACTGCAGCAGCAGAGGCCTCACCAGTGTTCCTCAGGACCTGCCTACAACCATCACTCGACTGGTCTTGCATCTAAATGCCATCACAGCCTTGAGTCGGTCTGACTTCTCAAGGTATAGGAACTTGGGAAGATTAGATGCTAGTTCTAATCAGATCTCCATTATCAATAACGGAACATTTCATGACTTGACCAGCTTAACTTACTTGTACCTTAGCAACAACCAGTTAACCAATCTTACTGCTGATATGTTTGAGGGGCTTAGAAACCTGCAGGTCTTGTGGCTTCACCATAACCAGTTGAAAAGTCtgccagctgacatatttgaaGGACTTGGCAGCCTGCGGAACTTGTTTCTTTCCCATAATCAATTAAGCAGTCTGCCAGATGGCATCTTTGAGGGGCTGGGTAGTCTGGGGGACTTGCGTCTTGACCAGAATCAGTTGTCCAATCTGTCAGCTAGCATATTTGAGGGACTTGGTAGACTAGGGGGCGTGTTTCTTTCCGACAATCAATTGTCTAGTTTGCCAGCTACCATATTTAAGGGACTTGATAGCCTGCAGGACCTACGTCTTGACCGGAATCAGTTGAGAAATCTGCCCCCTGGCATATTTGAGGGACTGGGTAGCCTGCGAGTCTTGATACTAAACCAGAATCGGTTGTCCAACATACCAGCTGATATGTTTGAGGGACTTGGAAATTTGCAGGAATTGTATCTTGCAACAAATCAATTGTCCAGTCTGCCGGCTAACTTGTTTCAAGGACTTGGTAGCTTGCAGAGGTTGTGGCTTCAACAAAACCAGTTGACTGCCCTACCTGCTGGCATATTTGAGGGATTCAGCAACCTGCAGTACTTGTATCTTCACGAGAATCAGTTTTCCATCCTGCCAACTGATACATTTTTGGGACTTGATAGCCTGCTGCTCTTGTATCTTGGCCGCAATCAGTTGTCAAGTCTACAACCTGACATGTTTGAGGGACTTGACAACCTGCAGCAGTTGTATCTTTACCAGAATCAGCTGACCGTCCTGCCAGCAGGCATATTTGAAGGACTTAACAGCCTGCACTACTTGTGGCTTGATCAGAATCAATTGCCTAGTCTACCAGCTGGCATATTTGAGGGGCTTGGTAGCCTGCAGTACTTGTATCTTtccaacaacccctggcagtgtgactgcagAATGGCTCCTTTTAAGCGAATGATGATGAATGGATCATACCCACTGGCAAACATTCGATGTGCTGGGCCTGCTCACCTGGCAGGAAAAGACTTACGACAAGACGTGAGTCTTGCTGACATGATCTGTGAAAGGACAACAGTTGGCTACACTTCAAGAAGCACCTCGACTCCTGTTGCTGAGACAGAAGCACTACCGACAACTCAGCCCCAAATGACAAAAACCAATGGTGGCACCACGCCTGGTAAGCTCCCTCTGTTTTTCTCACTGCTTTTATTGATGGTGGTAGGGGAGAGTGATATAAGTATTTGGAAATATCGTCATCTAAGTGATACTGTAACTTAA